Proteins from one Leptonema illini DSM 21528 genomic window:
- a CDS encoding ABC transporter substrate-binding protein, protein MRSAAMLLVFIITGLTEALQAAPGRLERILAAKELRVCIWPDYYGISYRNPRTRQLNGIDVEMAEQLAHDLNVRLRFVDSSFAKLIEDMTSDRCDVAMFAIGITAERSRYLRFTSPHLISDVYGITTRSNRRIKQWNDIDQEGVIVVVARGTYHEGVMKERLKKARLLVKDTPHAREQEVESGRADVFLTDYPYSRRMLDAVDWARVIAPPKPFHLTPYAYAVVKGDDRWHARLEEFVKTVKKDGRLLAAAKRHRLDGILAP, encoded by the coding sequence ATGAGATCGGCGGCGATGCTTCTTGTTTTTATCATTACCGGCCTGACGGAAGCGCTTCAAGCGGCACCGGGCCGGCTGGAGCGAATCCTTGCAGCAAAAGAGCTGCGTGTTTGCATCTGGCCCGATTATTACGGCATATCGTATCGCAATCCAAGAACCAGGCAGCTGAACGGTATCGATGTCGAGATGGCAGAGCAGCTTGCTCACGACCTGAACGTACGTCTTCGCTTCGTCGATAGTTCGTTTGCGAAGCTGATCGAAGATATGACGTCGGATCGCTGCGACGTCGCCATGTTTGCCATAGGCATTACGGCAGAACGTTCAAGGTATCTTCGCTTTACGAGCCCGCATCTGATCAGCGACGTTTACGGCATTACGACCCGCTCGAACCGACGTATCAAGCAGTGGAACGATATCGATCAGGAAGGCGTCATCGTCGTCGTCGCTCGCGGCACATACCATGAAGGCGTAATGAAGGAACGTCTGAAAAAGGCGCGCCTGCTCGTAAAGGATACGCCGCATGCACGCGAGCAAGAAGTGGAATCGGGAAGGGCCGACGTTTTTTTGACCGATTACCCGTATTCGCGACGCATGCTTGATGCCGTCGACTGGGCTCGAGTGATCGCTCCTCCAAAACCGTTTCATCTGACGCCGTATGCCTATGCGGTCGTTAAAGGCGACGATCGCTGGCATGCAAGGCTTGAAGAGTTCGTAAAAACGGTTAAGAAAGACGGTCGTCTTCTTGCTGCGGCAAAGCGTCATCGACTCGACGGAATTCTCGCACCGTAG
- a CDS encoding esterase/lipase family protein: MRPTDPPMNLSRAGLDLARDLSVNVLRGLRDVVSHSVEQASDRRPTVAWLDQFIGEIEKAGRKTVEGLNAALDATTDALTKARQSVDMADETIRKALFENVAVSSIAGASFAGITISEIRPSFRRNGRDVGIDEALEGSTDKALLLCVPGLFCDEGMWSGLHAVFEKMGYHPLYVRFNPGAHISDNGQALLEMITEITTRTANKVNVVTYSQGGLILRSALYLMSDRSRMGRLLLISSPDGGSYIEKIGFWVNAAADAIPLFPARLFGQIGNERSDAMKDLSHGLIREEDWKNDPHPDRYGRHYYFGELDGLDAYQAYGLITEDAKHPASVLGDGVVERPSLERLQSVYKAMPATETGRVHCLTGLSHYSIIGSEQIRALIERLFAEMHCP, translated from the coding sequence ATGCGTCCCACCGATCCTCCCATGAATCTGAGCCGAGCCGGGCTCGACCTTGCCCGCGATCTTTCCGTGAATGTGCTGCGTGGGTTGCGTGACGTCGTAAGCCATTCCGTCGAGCAGGCGTCGGATCGCAGGCCGACGGTCGCCTGGCTCGATCAATTCATCGGTGAAATAGAAAAGGCCGGCCGCAAGACAGTAGAGGGACTGAACGCCGCTCTTGATGCAACGACCGATGCCCTCACAAAAGCCCGGCAGTCCGTCGATATGGCCGATGAGACGATCCGCAAGGCTTTATTCGAGAATGTTGCCGTCTCAAGTATAGCAGGCGCCTCTTTTGCCGGCATAACGATCTCTGAGATCCGTCCGTCGTTTCGTCGAAACGGTCGGGACGTCGGTATCGATGAGGCGCTCGAAGGATCGACCGATAAGGCACTGCTTCTCTGTGTGCCGGGCCTCTTCTGCGACGAAGGCATGTGGTCCGGGCTGCATGCCGTATTTGAAAAGATGGGCTATCATCCGCTCTATGTTCGGTTTAATCCGGGGGCCCATATATCGGATAACGGTCAGGCGCTTCTCGAAATGATCACAGAGATCACGACGAGAACCGCTAATAAGGTTAACGTCGTGACGTACAGCCAGGGTGGATTGATCCTTCGAAGCGCTCTTTATTTGATGAGCGATCGCAGCCGGATGGGGCGTTTACTCCTGATCAGCTCCCCGGACGGAGGATCCTATATCGAAAAGATAGGATTCTGGGTTAACGCCGCCGCCGATGCCATACCGCTTTTTCCCGCACGCCTGTTCGGTCAGATCGGTAACGAAAGAAGCGACGCCATGAAGGATCTCTCGCACGGGCTCATTCGCGAAGAGGACTGGAAGAACGATCCGCATCCGGACCGATACGGCCGTCATTATTATTTTGGAGAGCTTGATGGCCTCGACGCCTATCAGGCCTACGGACTGATCACAGAAGACGCAAAGCATCCTGCTTCTGTGCTTGGTGACGGCGTCGTAGAGCGACCCAGTCTGGAGCGCCTGCAATCGGTATATAAAGCAATGCCTGCTACCGAAACAGGACGCGTTCATTGCCTCACTGGCCTGTCCCATTATTCGATCATCGGCTCAGAACAGATTCGCGCATTGATCGAACGACTGTTCGCCGAAATGCATTGTCCTTGA
- a CDS encoding DUF6206 family protein yields the protein MKDKLAGKEISLTDAAVEKLRRFEAQLDPARPEAGPYAPRIIGYGEMSTVFSFDDVDLKGLAFKRMAVFRSESEILPYEENFKQYSRLLNEIGVFTPDYGVLRLNRHHHPVLYIFQRMVDPLRIGPAYLRATDRESALDLFQRVLLGFDRVFSYNADHDDLSLGFDGQMSNWAWQDERLFYLDTSTPLMRRDGVEQLDPELFLRICPSYLVWVIRLFFLKDVLNRYYDLRLVIIDLIANLYKEKKIDLIDPFIEAANGFLRERYADLKPIRRKEVDAYYKEDAWIWRIFLAFRKLERFVKTKIQRTEYELILPEKVER from the coding sequence ATGAAAGATAAACTGGCGGGAAAAGAGATATCCTTAACAGATGCAGCCGTCGAAAAATTGCGGCGTTTTGAGGCGCAGCTTGATCCGGCACGGCCCGAGGCAGGACCGTATGCTCCTCGCATCATCGGCTACGGCGAGATGAGCACCGTATTTAGCTTTGATGATGTAGATCTGAAAGGCCTTGCCTTCAAGCGTATGGCCGTATTTCGAAGCGAGAGCGAGATCCTGCCCTACGAAGAGAACTTCAAGCAGTATTCGCGTCTCCTGAACGAGATCGGCGTCTTTACTCCCGATTACGGAGTGCTTCGGCTAAATCGTCATCATCATCCCGTGCTCTATATCTTTCAGCGCATGGTTGATCCGCTGCGTATCGGCCCGGCGTATTTAAGGGCAACCGATCGCGAGTCGGCGCTTGATCTGTTTCAGAGAGTGCTGCTCGGTTTTGATCGAGTCTTTTCGTATAACGCCGACCATGACGATCTGTCTCTCGGCTTCGACGGACAGATGTCGAACTGGGCCTGGCAGGACGAACGCCTTTTCTATCTCGATACAAGCACGCCGCTCATGCGTCGCGATGGAGTCGAACAGCTTGACCCCGAGCTCTTTTTGCGTATCTGTCCCTCGTATCTGGTGTGGGTGATTCGGCTGTTCTTCCTGAAAGATGTTCTCAATCGTTATTATGATCTGCGCCTTGTCATCATTGACCTGATCGCCAATCTTTACAAAGAGAAGAAAATCGATCTGATTGATCCGTTTATCGAGGCCGCCAACGGCTTTTTACGCGAGCGATATGCGGATCTGAAGCCCATCCGACGCAAAGAGGTGGACGCTTATTATAAAGAGGATGCCTGGATCTGGCGCATCTTTCTGGCCTTTCGCAAACTGGAGCGCTTCGTAAAAACAAAGATCCAGAGGACGGAGTATGAACTTATTCTGCCCGAGAAGGTGGAGCGATGA
- a CDS encoding aspartate aminotransferase family protein: protein MRKEKKGEKKLDKKQKKDIIKRYERHLSRYKASYYRKVGLDLVMGRREGIYFWDLSGKRYINCHCNGGVFNLGHRHPRVVSALQSALGEYDIGNHHLISGPRSLLAERLSQSFASGRGKSELSRVVFGASGGEAADLAIKLARGYTGRQKIVSLAGGYHGHTGLAAATGDEKYRNPFALHLPDFVQVAFGDMAAMRKQIQGAAGVILETVPATLGMPIFPAQQMREIRQLCDRYGVVMIMDEIQTGLGRTGKVWAYQHYDIVPDIVISGKGLSGGMYPISATCYREKFEQVFKKDPFIHISTFGGAEVGCSAALTVLDIVGDADFLKRIETSGLFFEQRWNELSGRFPEITEVRRLGMFMGIRMRSPEDCLILVRTLLDNGIFAVYANNDKRVLQFLPPLIVSESEREEIMQIVETSLKDKSRLKYRLLKAVLKKMLQN from the coding sequence ATGCGAAAAGAAAAAAAGGGCGAAAAGAAGCTCGATAAAAAGCAAAAAAAAGATATCATAAAACGTTACGAACGGCACCTATCCCGATACAAGGCTTCGTATTATCGCAAGGTCGGGCTTGATCTGGTGATGGGCCGGCGCGAAGGCATCTACTTCTGGGATCTCTCTGGAAAGAGATACATCAACTGCCACTGTAACGGCGGCGTCTTCAATCTCGGCCATCGTCATCCGCGGGTGGTGTCGGCGCTTCAGTCGGCGCTCGGCGAGTACGATATCGGGAACCATCACCTGATTTCGGGGCCGCGATCCCTGCTGGCGGAACGCCTGTCTCAATCGTTTGCGAGCGGGCGTGGAAAAAGCGAGCTCAGCCGCGTCGTCTTCGGAGCGTCGGGCGGCGAGGCAGCCGACCTGGCCATCAAACTTGCTCGGGGTTATACGGGACGGCAAAAGATCGTTTCTCTGGCCGGCGGCTATCACGGACATACGGGTCTTGCTGCGGCGACCGGCGACGAGAAATACCGTAATCCCTTCGCCCTGCATCTTCCCGATTTTGTGCAGGTTGCCTTTGGCGATATGGCGGCGATGCGAAAGCAGATCCAGGGAGCGGCGGGTGTTATCCTCGAAACCGTACCGGCGACGCTGGGCATGCCGATCTTTCCCGCCCAGCAGATGCGCGAGATACGCCAGCTCTGCGATCGGTACGGCGTCGTCATGATTATGGATGAAATCCAGACCGGGCTCGGGCGCACGGGCAAAGTCTGGGCCTACCAACACTATGATATCGTACCCGATATCGTAATATCGGGAAAAGGGTTATCCGGGGGCATGTACCCCATATCGGCGACCTGCTACAGAGAGAAGTTCGAGCAGGTCTTCAAGAAAGATCCCTTTATTCATATATCGACGTTCGGCGGCGCAGAGGTCGGATGCAGCGCCGCTCTGACCGTGCTTGATATCGTCGGTGATGCGGACTTTCTCAAGCGTATCGAGACCTCGGGGCTGTTTTTCGAGCAACGCTGGAATGAGTTAAGCGGTCGCTTTCCCGAGATTACCGAAGTGCGACGTCTGGGAATGTTTATGGGCATTCGCATGCGTTCTCCTGAGGACTGTCTGATACTTGTGCGCACGCTTCTTGATAACGGAATCTTCGCCGTTTATGCCAATAACGATAAGCGCGTGCTGCAATTCCTGCCGCCGCTTATCGTCAGCGAAAGCGAGCGCGAAGAGATTATGCAGATCGTCGAGACGTCGCTCAAAGATAAGAGCCGATTGAAGTATCGCCTTCTTAAGGCAGTTCTAAAGAAGATGCTTCAAAATTGA
- a CDS encoding TetR/AcrR family transcriptional regulator, whose product MLPFRRYGAIPDELPLRERKMAQARLDVLDAFLEMLEKRPAIDIQVREICKKARISEPGFYNHFPEKDHLFLFFIQIWSVDMALRLQKHRGVDAIRRLFRETASMNDTTGRLLLEVIAFQARRSVPELLSKWRPLNRVEKLLVFGDAPFDDLPDTGLGPLLQKAVSEAIHDSNQDNTADGNLRADAKTIALSLSGLFFGLPVAMQGTGSLSKAYDRAILTFFPLNDRRTI is encoded by the coding sequence ATGCTGCCCTTCCGGCGATACGGCGCCATTCCCGACGAGCTGCCTCTGCGAGAGCGCAAGATGGCACAGGCGCGTCTTGATGTTCTTGACGCCTTTCTTGAGATGCTTGAAAAACGCCCTGCCATCGACATTCAGGTGCGCGAGATCTGCAAAAAGGCGCGCATATCAGAGCCGGGTTTCTACAACCACTTCCCCGAAAAAGATCATCTCTTTCTGTTCTTTATTCAAATCTGGAGCGTCGATATGGCGCTACGTCTGCAGAAGCATCGCGGCGTCGATGCCATCCGTCGTCTGTTTCGCGAAACGGCCAGCATGAACGACACCACCGGTCGGCTGTTACTTGAGGTCATCGCCTTTCAGGCCCGCAGATCGGTGCCCGAGCTCCTGAGTAAATGGCGCCCCTTGAACCGAGTGGAGAAGCTACTTGTATTCGGCGACGCTCCTTTTGACGATCTGCCTGACACAGGCCTCGGTCCGCTGCTACAGAAGGCCGTAAGCGAAGCAATTCACGACAGCAATCAAGACAACACAGCAGATGGCAATCTCAGGGCCGACGCGAAAACGATCGCACTTTCTCTTTCCGGATTGTTCTTCGGTCTGCCCGTGGCCATGCAGGGCACAGGGTCGCTCAGCAAGGCCTATGACCGGGCCATTCTGACCTTCTTTCCGCTTAACGACAGGAGAACGATATGA
- a CDS encoding serine hydrolase domain-containing protein, which yields MKHLIWLLAAPTALQASPVQLELERMLDDAPGIQYAFASTNDILYSYEGGKSDIFSGAIVERETAFAGFSVTKTFTALAVLHLADQKKIDLDAPLSLYLPGQAVRYDSGNETSQPTVRQTLNHTAGFANPMPLRWIHRLDRPFHRQTWEDSLLKEHAILKGRPGAKFAYSNVGYVALGRLIEAQSGLDYDEYIEKHILAPLQLRSDERLFFRTSSTPHGTGHAARWSPATLLMSFLLSDEKILSNDSKSGWRTLQPVQMNGLAYGGLSGNHRGFIRYLQAMLKGDAPFTPQIRDALLSGDSLPVTLAWWRGDLNGEPYFSHAGGGGGFYAEIRLYPRLGRASVLLLNRTGLTDARMLDRLDRFFIDRNAP from the coding sequence ATGAAACACCTGATCTGGTTACTTGCCGCTCCGACGGCGCTGCAGGCCTCGCCCGTTCAACTTGAGCTCGAACGCATGCTTGACGATGCTCCGGGAATACAGTACGCCTTCGCCTCGACTAACGACATCCTCTATTCTTACGAGGGAGGAAAGAGCGACATCTTCAGCGGGGCGATCGTCGAGCGCGAGACGGCGTTCGCCGGATTTTCTGTGACAAAAACGTTTACCGCCCTCGCCGTTCTGCACCTGGCCGATCAGAAAAAGATCGATCTCGATGCACCGCTCTCGCTGTATCTGCCCGGCCAGGCCGTCCGCTATGACTCTGGAAATGAAACTTCTCAACCGACCGTGCGTCAGACGCTTAACCATACGGCCGGCTTTGCGAATCCGATGCCACTGCGCTGGATTCACCGACTCGATCGTCCGTTTCACAGACAGACGTGGGAGGATTCGCTTCTCAAAGAACATGCCATCTTGAAAGGCAGGCCCGGAGCAAAGTTCGCCTATTCCAATGTCGGCTATGTTGCGCTCGGAAGGCTTATAGAGGCTCAAAGCGGTTTAGACTATGACGAATACATCGAGAAACACATTCTTGCGCCGTTGCAGCTGCGCTCCGACGAGCGCCTCTTTTTTCGCACGTCGTCGACGCCACACGGAACCGGTCATGCCGCACGCTGGTCGCCGGCGACGTTGCTCATGTCCTTTCTTCTCTCTGATGAAAAGATCCTCTCGAACGATAGCAAAAGTGGATGGCGCACGCTTCAGCCCGTTCAGATGAACGGGCTTGCCTACGGCGGCCTGTCGGGCAATCACAGAGGGTTTATACGTTATCTTCAGGCGATGCTCAAAGGAGATGCTCCGTTCACGCCGCAGATTCGCGACGCGCTGCTTTCCGGTGACAGTCTTCCGGTCACGCTTGCCTGGTGGCGCGGCGACCTGAACGGCGAGCCGTATTTCAGCCATGCCGGCGGAGGAGGCGGTTTTTATGCCGAGATACGCCTGTACCCGCGCCTCGGAAGGGCAAGCGTCCTGCTGCTGAACCGAACGGGATTAACCGATGCGCGTATGCTCGACCGTCTGGACCGCTTCTTTATTGACAGAAATGCGCCATAG
- a CDS encoding saccharopine dehydrogenase family protein codes for MKDTVKKNWMIYGANGYTGALIAEAAAGSSMRRPVLAGRNASQIQALASRLDCEARVFDLSSDSDVIAKQIEDCAVVLHCAGPFAFTAKPMAEACMKAKTAYCDITGEIGVFQSLHEMDANARHAGVLLLPGVGFDVVPTDCVARTVYEEMPTAVSLRLAFAGLSHISAGTMRSALLGLADDSVVRKDGRVTSIPYFSRTAQLDLTDRTETYHAIPWGDVFTAFVSTGIPNIEVFTTVPSSQRVLLGALMPLRSLLGRSRARSFFGALGKMLSPLVKGPDETVRRTARARIEGLGMDGRGHTLCLRLETQEGYAFTVESALAAVRRILDGRLEKGHETGFQTPSLAFGSNFVFEVGLTRWL; via the coding sequence ATGAAAGATACCGTAAAAAAGAACTGGATGATCTACGGAGCGAACGGGTACACCGGAGCTCTCATCGCCGAAGCCGCCGCCGGTTCTTCGATGCGTCGGCCTGTCCTGGCAGGTCGCAATGCCTCTCAGATTCAGGCCCTCGCAAGCCGCCTTGATTGTGAAGCGCGTGTCTTTGATCTCTCCTCTGATTCTGACGTTATCGCAAAGCAGATTGAGGATTGCGCCGTCGTGCTGCATTGCGCCGGTCCCTTTGCTTTTACGGCGAAGCCGATGGCCGAGGCCTGTATGAAGGCGAAAACCGCCTATTGCGATATAACGGGTGAGATCGGCGTTTTTCAATCTCTTCACGAGATGGATGCTAACGCACGCCACGCCGGCGTGCTGTTGCTTCCGGGCGTCGGTTTTGACGTGGTGCCGACGGATTGTGTGGCGCGAACGGTGTATGAAGAGATGCCGACTGCCGTTTCGCTCCGGCTTGCCTTCGCCGGATTATCGCATATATCGGCCGGTACGATGCGCTCGGCACTGCTCGGACTCGCCGATGATTCGGTCGTGCGTAAAGATGGTCGGGTAACGTCGATTCCCTATTTCAGCAGAACCGCTCAGCTTGATTTAACCGATCGAACCGAAACGTATCATGCGATTCCATGGGGAGACGTCTTTACAGCCTTCGTATCGACGGGCATCCCGAATATCGAGGTCTTTACGACCGTGCCGTCGTCGCAACGTGTGCTGCTTGGCGCCCTCATGCCGCTTCGTTCACTGCTCGGTCGTTCAAGGGCCCGGTCATTCTTCGGTGCTCTTGGAAAGATGCTTTCGCCGCTCGTAAAAGGCCCCGATGAAACGGTACGCCGCACGGCGCGCGCTCGTATCGAAGGACTGGGGATGGACGGTCGCGGCCATACGCTCTGTCTGCGCCTTGAGACGCAGGAGGGATACGCCTTTACGGTCGAGAGCGCTCTTGCCGCCGTGCGACGTATTCTTGACGGACGTCTGGAAAAGGGGCATGAGACCGGTTTCCAGACGCCGTCGTTAGCCTTCGGTTCAAACTTCGTATTCGAGGTCGGTCTTACAAGATGGCTGTAA
- the nhaA gene encoding Na+/H+ antiporter NhaA: protein MAKKKTRPPGVISTILSPFDRFVQMESSSGILLILCTIAAMIWANSGYSDSYHALWQVPFSLGPEALHLTKPLILWINDGLMAVFFFVVGLEIKREIVAGELSTVKQAALPIGAALGGMILPAGIFLLLNQGRPGSEGWGIPMATDIAFSLGVLSLLGARIPLTIKVFLTAFAIVDDLGAVIVIALFYSTGVQLSLLGLAALLLGLMFLFNRMNIRSLAAYLIPGLVVWYLFLKSGVHPTVAGVLGAFAIPINPLAKAGEFVASMRENLALFEKAPGKETDTEKLLSHEQLNAMEDLNEELEKVQSPLQRIEHGLHGWVSFFIMPVFAFANAGVTIEGNLLESLSRPLSINIAAGLFVGKLIGIFSFAYVTAKLFRTQLPEGVRWAHFVGAALLGGIGFTMSLFITGLAYEDASLIADAKIGILTGSLISGLLGYLYLRRVA from the coding sequence ATGGCTAAGAAGAAGACAAGACCGCCCGGCGTTATCAGCACCATACTCTCGCCGTTTGACCGCTTTGTTCAGATGGAATCTTCATCGGGGATTCTGCTCATCCTGTGTACGATCGCAGCGATGATCTGGGCAAACTCCGGTTACTCAGATTCCTATCACGCTCTGTGGCAGGTTCCTTTCTCATTGGGCCCTGAAGCCCTTCATCTTACGAAGCCTCTCATTCTGTGGATCAACGACGGATTGATGGCCGTCTTTTTCTTCGTCGTCGGTCTCGAAATCAAACGCGAAATCGTCGCAGGAGAACTTTCGACGGTAAAGCAGGCCGCCCTTCCCATCGGAGCGGCTCTTGGCGGTATGATCCTGCCTGCCGGTATCTTCCTCCTTTTGAATCAGGGCCGTCCTGGATCAGAGGGCTGGGGCATTCCCATGGCCACCGACATCGCCTTCTCGCTCGGCGTGCTCTCGCTTCTCGGGGCCCGCATACCGTTAACCATTAAGGTCTTTCTTACCGCCTTCGCCATCGTCGATGATCTTGGCGCCGTGATCGTCATCGCTCTTTTTTACAGCACCGGCGTGCAGCTCTCTTTGCTCGGCCTTGCCGCACTGCTTCTGGGGCTGATGTTCCTGTTTAACCGCATGAACATCAGATCGCTGGCGGCGTATCTGATTCCGGGTCTCGTGGTCTGGTACCTGTTCCTGAAATCGGGAGTGCATCCGACGGTGGCCGGCGTACTCGGCGCCTTCGCCATTCCGATCAACCCTCTTGCAAAGGCCGGCGAGTTCGTCGCCTCGATGCGCGAGAACCTTGCGCTTTTCGAGAAGGCGCCCGGCAAAGAGACCGACACAGAGAAGCTGCTCAGCCATGAACAGCTCAATGCCATGGAAGATCTGAACGAAGAACTCGAGAAGGTACAGTCTCCACTGCAGCGTATCGAGCACGGATTGCACGGCTGGGTGAGCTTCTTCATCATGCCCGTTTTCGCCTTCGCCAACGCCGGCGTCACCATCGAAGGCAACCTTCTTGAAAGCCTGAGTCGTCCGCTCAGCATCAATATCGCCGCCGGCCTGTTTGTCGGGAAGCTCATCGGTATCTTCTCGTTTGCGTATGTCACGGCGAAGCTGTTTCGCACACAGCTTCCTGAAGGCGTACGCTGGGCTCATTTTGTCGGCGCCGCCCTGCTCGGCGGCATCGGCTTCACGATGTCGCTTTTTATCACCGGCCTTGCCTACGAAGACGCCTCGCTGATCGCCGACGCGAAGATCGGCATTCTCACGGGATCTCTTATCTCAGGACTTCTCGGCTACCTGTATTTGAGAAGAGTGGCCTGA
- a CDS encoding LBF_2804 family protein: MYERWLDSQPGLFERWGIRYFHRLSRRFGHLDPVATTDEQMVRAVRGVTITGATIAFLIGALSAGGSVLAEILTLERPLIEHYAWIGGVTLVLTAIEFAVLFVVSIHTVFRIARITGHQRLSQATSFQEGIIPNLLARAALEIPDPVQRILGIDPLAKVSKKKMMAVGLIYKLKVVMSNVLAKLILKRVLAKSGVRMLAYWVSVPITGLWNAIVTFRVAREARLRLFGNLLAEHIVRHQLTDEQMAALSPAARIGCLRAVGNAVVLTQNYHPNMLMLLVRIADSLQINDGEGFDDWDAFLHCLDSVKEGERCFLLDLLAVATAFDGKLSGLEKSMLPLAFKEHTSLYMERIKKLIEFMHAGRLHAAIELCDLNFEAG, from the coding sequence ATGTACGAGCGGTGGCTGGATTCTCAACCCGGGCTTTTCGAGCGATGGGGCATTCGTTACTTTCACAGGCTTTCGCGACGATTCGGCCATCTTGATCCTGTGGCAACGACCGACGAGCAGATGGTGCGGGCCGTGCGAGGCGTCACAATAACCGGTGCGACGATCGCCTTTCTCATCGGAGCGCTCTCCGCCGGCGGCTCCGTCCTTGCTGAAATCCTCACACTGGAGCGCCCGCTCATCGAACATTACGCGTGGATTGGCGGGGTAACGCTTGTGCTCACGGCCATCGAATTCGCCGTGCTTTTTGTCGTCTCGATTCATACGGTCTTTCGTATCGCCCGCATCACAGGCCATCAGCGTCTCTCTCAGGCGACGAGTTTTCAGGAGGGCATCATCCCCAATCTGCTTGCCCGCGCCGCTCTCGAAATTCCCGATCCGGTGCAGCGTATCCTCGGCATCGATCCGCTGGCGAAGGTTTCAAAGAAAAAGATGATGGCCGTCGGCCTGATCTACAAACTCAAAGTGGTGATGAGCAACGTGCTTGCGAAGCTCATTCTCAAACGCGTCCTTGCCAAGAGCGGAGTGCGCATGCTCGCCTACTGGGTGTCTGTTCCTATAACGGGCCTCTGGAATGCCATCGTCACCTTTCGCGTAGCGCGCGAGGCGCGCCTGCGCCTGTTCGGCAACCTGCTCGCCGAGCACATCGTCCGGCATCAGCTGACCGACGAACAGATGGCCGCCCTTTCGCCCGCCGCCCGTATCGGATGCCTTCGCGCCGTCGGGAACGCCGTCGTGCTCACGCAGAACTATCATCCGAATATGCTGATGCTGCTTGTGCGCATCGCCGACTCGCTTCAGATCAACGATGGCGAGGGCTTCGACGACTGGGATGCCTTTCTTCACTGCCTCGATTCGGTAAAGGAAGGCGAGCGCTGTTTTCTTCTCGATCTGCTTGCCGTCGCCACCGCCTTTGACGGCAAGCTTTCGGGCCTTGAAAAGAGCATGCTACCGCTTGCCTTCAAGGAACATACGAGTCTTTATATGGAAAGGATCAAGAAGCTGATAGAGTTCATGCACGCCGGCCGGCTGCACGCGGCCATCGAACTCTGCGATCTCAATTTCGAGGCCGGTTGA